From the Apus apus isolate bApuApu2 chromosome 4, bApuApu2.pri.cur, whole genome shotgun sequence genome, one window contains:
- the RHOH gene encoding rho-related GTP-binding protein RhoH — protein MLDSIKCVLVGDSAVGKTSLLVRFTSETFPDDYRPTVYENTGVDVFMDGVQISLGLWDTSGSDAFKGIRPLSYQQADVVLMCYSVANHNSFLNLRNKWIGEIRSHLPRIPVLVVATQTDQRDVGPYSASCISSIDGKRLAQDVRAKGYLECSALSNRGVQQVFEYAVRTAVNQAKRQNRRKLFSINECKIF, from the coding sequence ATGCTGGATTCAATCAAGTGTGTTCTGGTGGGAGACTCCGCAGTGGGGAAGACATCTCTCTTGGTACGTTTCACCTCTGAGACTTTTCCAGATGACTACAGACCCACTGTGTATGAAAACACTGGAGTGGATGTCTTCATGGATGGTGTACAGATTAGCCTAGGTCTTTGGGACACATCCGGCAGCGATGCCTTCAAAGGCATTCGCCCCCTCTCATACCAACAGGCAGATGTGGTATTAATGTGCTACTCAGTGGCAAACCACAATTCCTTTCTGAACCTGAGGAACAAATGGATTGGCGAGATCCGCAGCCATTTGCCCCGCATCCCTGTTTTGGTGGTGGCTACTCAGACTGACCAGCGTGACGTGGGGCCCTACAGTGCCTCCTGCATCAGCTCGATAGACGGGAAGCGGCTCGCCCAGGATGTGCGGGCCAAAGGCTACTTGGAGTGCTCAGCCCTCAGCAACCGGGGGGTGCAGCAGGTCTTTGAGTACGCCGTGCGGACAGCGGTCAATCAAGCCAAAAGGCAGAACAGGCGGAAGCTCTTCTCCATTAACGAGTGCAAGATCTTTTGA